The genomic interval AAAAGGCTATGATCTCTTTATTATCtaaaggattttttttatatataaatcaatAGATTCATTTGCACATGTTTGATATTAATCCAATATTCCAATTAtgcatgaaatttttattttcaataaaattttaatgcaagGGGCTAAAAAAAACTACGCTAAGTGTTTTAGGGGTGTTCCAAGCGTGGAAATGCCTAGGGGCATTCTAAGCGCAAAAGCGCTTAGGGTTGTTCCAAAGGCGAAAGCACCAGGGGCGTTCCAAGTGCGAAAACACCTAGGGATGTTCCAAACGCAGAAGCGCCAGAAACGTTCCGAGTAGACTTTAAAGAATTATTTTCCTAGTATGAGTCTAACACTTCAAATTTTCTTAGCAAAgctttttattcttattatcatgcttacaaaaaaaaaatcaaatctaaatcttactttactttagaatttaaaatcgAAGCTAGCATATTAGTTTATGGGAAAAACTCCATCATAAGCTTACATAACACAACAAGGCTTATTTTTAGAAGATGAGAATATGACATATTAACATTGATCAATCTTTTGTATTTCACTAAGCCTGGACAATCATTGCTTTTAGGAGAAATAGTCTATTTTTTTAAGGAAATGTCAATTGCCAATTCCCCTTTCACAaacatctaaaaaaaaaagtctcaCTGTAAATTCACCGAGAACGCCATCTACATCATTCCTTTCATTCTCATTCTTTGCATTATCATTCTTTAGTTCTTTTCCAACCCATAATCAAGGGTTTGAAGATTGATGGCAAGATCAAGATTCTTTAGTGTACTGATTGACTTGCTTCAAGCTAGAGTTGTAAGACTTTAATTCAACAAAacaattgatgtgattttttgcatgaaatttttattattgttgaaaataaaattttcatgtaGGGGGCAAACATGGAAAACACCCAAAGATATTTCAAGCGCAGATGCTCTCGGGATCGGCCTAAGCGCTAAAGTGCCTAAAGGCGTTCCAAGTGCAAAAGCGTCTAAAGAAGTTCCCAAGTGCGTAATGCgtcaacaacaacaacaataataataaataaatacataaCTCTACAAGtaattctttattctttaaacaacaaaaaatatataaaagcaTTATCTTGCTTATTCTATGTGCATCTTCTTGTTTTATACATAAAACTTCTTATAAGAATTTGTATATAAGGGGCAAAATGTAGATGCTCAATTTTTGCTAACTATTATTTCTTGAACTGTTGTGCTACAAAAAAGGAACAAGCATGGAACATCTATTTCATACAGGGAAGTGAAAGTAACTCAAAACGAGTGGTAGAGTTCATGAGTTATTCTCACGATTGGGATGTTCTAGAGAGCTTGGCTTGGTGGCTTAGATATGAAGATAGTTAAGAGGACTTCCTCTTAATAATTCCTTGAAATACATGTGCTTtacccttttttatttctttcttccttgaGAATACACGTGGCACACTATTAAGTGTCTCTACTCCATTGCCCAAAACTTACATCCATTACCCAACTACATGGTCGTTCTCTTAATATCCCATAAGTCATTCTTTAACTGCTCTTCCATGACAAGCATGTTCTTCCGTGATTGAATGTGTTATTCCAACTACTTCTAAGAAAGTGCTTATATTTAGTATAAATATGAGAGCCTTTGAGGTTTGGAGgtaatgataaattattaGAAATCTAGTATAGATTATCctcaaaattctttaaaagctatttcaaCTACTTTCTCTACTCAGTTCTTCTCATCCTCCATCgtttttttcacattttcttatttctcACCACTTGCCACCAAAGCATAAAGTACTTACGATTCAAGGTCTACTATAGTCTTCCTCTTTGCTTTGTTGGCTCAACTGCATCCTGCTTCACTTATTGCAATATCAAATACTTATTGCAACACATTCATTCTACTTACCAGAAGAATCCCCGTACAATCTATTatcaatatcaaataatttttgaacATTTTCTTAGTTGCTAAGGTGGGAAGAGGAAGCCcattaatattcaaaattatcaaCACCTAGATATTAAGAATGGTTTCTGTATTAAACAAAATGGTGGTGGCCTTACAAGAAAAGTTAGAGGAAAAATAGATACTAGACTCATATCAGCAACTGTCTCGGCATTCTTTAAAGGTTACTTTTGccttaaattaagatttatttgaattacaTTTAAGTGAATAGTTCAAGTctaatttttctcttatcaatgttgatttattattaacaGTTGGAAGCAAAGACTGTGAAACATTTATAGGTCTAAACTACTTTTACAAACtttattgctttattttattgaatttttataataaatttaagatttactTGAATTACTTTCAAATTGGAGTTACAATCTAAAGAAACCACCATTATCTattctttaattaattgatttttatcaTATAGAAAAAAACATTTCTATgatagaattaaataaaaaaattgtttgttttaatcaaaataaagaaactaGTACGTTCAATTCTTGTTTGTATAACACTTCATGTGCAATTTATTAAGTACTATTGGcgtaaaaagaaaagggtaaaaacaaaaaagaaaaaatgtgatGGGCCATGTTTTCCCAAAAGTGCAAAGCCCATTAAGCAGCGCTAGAGGATGAAATCGAGTGTTACCAAATACAAATCCACTAGTGTTATATTCTtactcattttcattttccttttacgGGAGGTTTTTAAATCTTTAcctaaaaaatattacatataGTATTTCTAATTCTCtgaccaaaaaaaataaaataaaataaaattttccctTTATTCTCCCCATCCCCTACCTTTGCCTGTAGTCGCCTTTCTTTCACCagattctctctctctttttctctgtctgtctctctctctctctctctctcactcaaatatctttctctttctctctctgttCGATCAGATCTCTCCAAACCCATCAAACAAAAGCCTCCAGTGAACCACCCATGACGCTTGGCTCAGGAGGATCGAGTGTCGTGGGTTAGCCCTACGATCCCCTTCTCCGCTCTCTTTATTTCTATCTCCCTTTGTTTATCGACTTGATCTTGCGTTTTTATTAATCATTCCTAAATTCTATTCATGGGTCTCATAGATTTTGTTGTTTCATCGTTTCTTTCGTATATATGATTACATATTAGTTTTGGGTTTGCTTAATTTAAATGGATTAAGAAATTGATGGGGTTCCCTCAATTTTGCTATCGGTCTATGggtttattatttatttaaggtTTTGGGTAGctgtaaatttttgtttttgtttttttttttcggttTTCGGCTTGtgttcattaattttatagtcgatgtaaatataaatctttttgCCTAGCTCGAGTGTCTATTTAGCAATTTAAGGTATTTAGTTTGGGCTATCTTATGATGTTTAGTTTCATGATGAATATTCTGTTATGGTTTATGAATgattatcatttaaattactctctctctcccttgCTGACATGCCCTATGTATAACAAATTCTAAACGCCTCAGGAAATCTGCTatctgaaaattttatatgaatgtttgatgatttgagcTCTAGTAGCTGTTCGAATATATTTTGCGTGTAATATCTTGTCACAAAGAATATGGATATTGTGCATGTCTTTGTGTTTTTGCTACTTTTTTCCTCTTACAATTACACAATATAGGCATTGATGATTATGGAGTTCTTTTGGTGTAGAAAACTGTTGCTGCTTTAGGCTTGTAAGAATGGTAGTCTTACTGAGCGTTGTGTTGTCCTCGATGTTATAGGTGACTTCATTAATCTTCTTTTAAGTTATTATAGGAGTACATGGTAAATTATTTGTACCTTAATTCAACAGTTACCATATCGGAGGACTAGACATATCTGTTTATAGGTAGCCTTTCATAACTACTCATTTTGTCGGTGCCTACACATTTTGGGAGTCCTTTAAAAGACAAGTACATTAGAGGTAAGTCATTCTTGTCATTATCGATGtcacttctttttcctttgtcTACCACCTGGACTGTTAAACTTTATAGAGGTTTAAGTGTGAACTTTGAGCTGGAGGAGATTGTAATAATCGGACTCTTAGGATGTTTTCTAAATGTCCATTAATGGCTTAGAAACAATTAAGAAGTCCAGATTAATTCAGGTTGAGAATGTGAGCACTGTGTGCCGAATTTAATTGCTTATTTTTATTGTACCAAAAATATGTATACTGCTAAGTGTCATTATTATTGAATCTCTAGAGATTATTGTCACTATTTTACAATAAAGGCATTGATGATTATGGAGTTCTTTTGATGTATAAAAGTGTTGCTGCTTTAGGCTTGTAAGAGTTGTAATCTTACTGAAAGTTGTGTAGTCCTCGACTTTATAGGTGACTTCACAATCTTCTTTTAAGGTATTATAGGAGTACATGGTAAATTATCTGTACCTTAATCGAACAGTTACCATATCAGAGGACTAGACATATCTGTTTATAGATAGCTTTCAATAACTACTCATTTTGTTGGTGCTTACACATTTTGGGAGTCCTTTAAAATACAAGTACGTCAGAGACAAGTCATTCTTGTCATTATTGATGTCACTTCTTTTTCCCTTGTGTACTACCTGGACTGTCAAACTTTGTAGAGGTTTAACTGTGAACTTTGAGCTGGAGGAGATTGTAATAACCGGATTCTTAGGATGTTCTCTAAATGTCCATTAATGTCTTAGAAACAAATAAGTAGTCCAGATCAAATCAGGTTGAAACTGTGAGAACTTTGTGCCAAATATAATTGCTTAGTGATATAGTGCCATAAATATGTACACTGCTAAGTGTCATTACTATTGAATCTCTAGGGATTATTGTCAATATTTTACAATAATTGCAGTTAGAATAAAATGTAACTAGTGCAAGTTTGTCCCGATTTAATCTGATATATAAGAATATCTGGGAGCTGGCTCATCCATGATCATTGAATCTAAGTGAGGCAAATAATTAATCTATGGCAGGTCTGATATGATTATGCTTAGGCAATGAGTTGGTAATAATGTTAACATgatcctttcaaaaaaataatgttaacatGATTGAAATGGAAGAGATCTTATGGCACTCAGATTAATTACTTTTCACAACTTACTTTGGAGATGGAAATTGTTTGGCAATAAGCCCAATGCTAGGAATTCTCATGCTATTAGCATAATAGATCATGAGTATTATTGAGTAGTATAAGTTCCTTTTGCAGTGCCTCGGAACTTCAGATTGCTGGAGGAGCTTGAACGTGGAGAAAAAGGTATTGGAGATGGTACTGTCAGCTATGGAATGGATGATGGAGATGACATTTACATGCGCTCTTGGACTGGCACCATTATTGGTCCTCACAATGTAATTGCTTATTTTTCTGTCaacaaattatatattttgatattgtTCCTTTAGATGAAACTATGTGTTTGTGTGGACAATCATCTGTGAATCTTCTGAAGCATTGAGTATTAAACCAAGCTTTTGACAAAAAACAGAGAACTTAAACTTTTTCTCAGATTTTTTTAAGGTTATTAAGCCAAGGGgctaaaatttatataaaggATTACCCTACTATCTTATTTTTGctcatatttctttttacAAATAATTAGCATTGTGGTATCCTGGTGCTTGTCTTTGAGATTACCCTGATCTCTTGCTTTTGAAGTGAACAATTGGTTTTGCTGATGGATTTTTAACACTACCATTCTGTACATGTatttctgtttctttctttgtcgtgattattatttttcctgTTGTCAGACTGTACACGAAGGTCGAATCTATCAGCTGAAGCTGTTCTGTGATAAAGATTATCCAGAGAAGCCTCCAAGTGTCCGTTTTCACTCAAGGATTAACATGACTTGTGTTAACCATGAAACTGGAGTGGTATACTATTAATTTTACATTCTTTTTTGGTGCAAATGAtcagtttatttttatttcatatcaTCTGTTGGTTAATCTTTTGCTGCTTATCATTGAGTGGTTATTTAACCATTCACTAGCTTGTTCTGTTGTGTAAATTAGTAAACAAACCCCTACCCCCCCCCACCtgctttttattattattatttttttttggcttttatgTAGAATGAAACTCAGGTACtaataatttcaaaagtaTTCCAACTATCCAGGGCATCCTGATTTATGCAACtgtatttttatattgttatGAGTATGATGACAGAAAACCTAGTGACAAGAATTTGATGGTATCCGATGGCAACAGGTGGAACCAAAGAAGTTTGGACTTCTTGCAAATTGGCAGAGGGAGTATACAATGGAGGACATACTGACGCAACTGAAAAAGGAGATGGCGGCCCCACATAACCGAAAGCTGGTCCAACCTCCTGAGGGTACCTACTTCTAGCTCTCAAGATCATATAGATATCCTGGATCTAATTGCATTGTGGTATGCAATATATAGTTTGTAATGCTTGTTGATCCTGTTTAAGTTAAGAACATAATGGGGAATGCCCCAAAAAGCTTCTCCAATTACGTCTCCTTGGCTTCATCTTCTTTACCCTTTTTTGTCGAACTCTGTTGAAGGGAATGCTGTTTGATTAATGGGATTTTATCTGTGtgtcaaatattaaaaatgccCTTTTGAGTATTGTTTTAGTTGcacctttttattttcctttatatcTGTCGTGCTTCAGATTTTTCTTGTTCATAGATCATTTTATACCTCTTATGTaccaaaaagaagaatgataaaaaataaataaagaaaatctcTTTGTTTCTCTCCCAAGATGAAAAAGGGGTAGATGGAATACAGGAATTGTGAAAATGCGGCGGTTGAAACTGCTGGGGTTGCTTACTCAAGGCCTGTTATGATGCAACAATGCAGCCTGCTTCTTGGACCTGTGTCGTGTGCCGAAGCTTCAAATGAGACGGAAGTCCTAATTGAGGAGACTTTGTGCCTTGTGTTTTATACATTGTTTTCTGGGCACAAGCTATTCTGACAGAACCAagcaaaaaggagaagaaatggTCCTGCTGTGTTATTTCTAGGTTCTCTGGTCATTTTAGTTTATGATGTTTTCTTGTGAAATGGTGGGTGGTTTCTTATGAAAAGTTTTTACTAGGATGAGCCTGATTTGTATTGTTAGTCTCGGCAAAATCCAATATAatcttaaatgttttaaaaattaagggATCAGAAACTCTTTTAATCAATCAGCTACAAGCAAGGGCCATGCATCTCAAAAGTAGCAAACTGGCAAAGCAAAAGTTGTGGGTGGATGACTTATGCTTTTCAGTTTTcgctttttccttctttcccCCATTGGATTCGTCACTTTAAAAACAAACCGACCATTAATAAGTCCTTTCCCTCGCATACTTTTGTACGTTTCCTTTAGGAGTCAGctaaaaacacaaaaagcaatgaaagcaaattgttaagaaaatggaatgaaacttgcccttttttttcctctttgtttttatttactttGGAAATTGTGCGGTTATGTAACGCACGGTTTCCACGTTTAGTCCAGGTTGGGTGCCTGTTGAGTCCAAATCAAGGGTCAAACCTTAGCTCCCTTCAATCTATTGTCTTTAACCTTAATTCATTCTTCATGGTTTGGCTTTCAAACCCCACCTTTCTTTTCCCACAAAGGGTTACACCTCcatcttttctctttaaaatgttttaattttatttttttatttgtttttttaaatatattaaattaaagtcttttttattaatttttaaacatctgatttttttatttttttgtaattaaaaaatattaacatcTATATTATgttatctaaaaattttaacataaaaatatcaaaatcaaaattattaattttaatttttaaaaaaaaaaaattttaaaNtatttttaaacaaaaaaaaaattttaaaatgaaaagaatattatattaattttcttttaaaaaatttatataattatttatgatatattcagataataaattttttaataagtaGGAACAATTGCTTCtgccaagaaaaaaaaaaaacaatgaatTGGAGAATTAGGCTTAATAGCCGCTAATAGTTTCCTAAAATATGTCATGTCACATTTAACAACTCTATAAGCAGCCGAACAAGAAGCACGGCAATTCTTTCGTTttcctttgaaaaaaaaaaaaatactccGACTTCTTTCCTTATCCGACCAGTGTATAATTGATTAATCattcattaaaaacaaaacgaGTAATAAACCGCCTTTACTACAAATACCTCCCTTCACGTCTTCTTTCTTTCGACCTGTCCTCCCCCAccccaagaaaaaaaattcaaacccTAAAAAAATCGAAATCAGAATTTAAAtccaagaaaaggaaaagaagaggaaCATTTCGTTTTCTTGATAGGATCGGCGACAGATTTCCCTAAAGaagattgaagaatatgtCAGATACACTACCTCCTCCACGAGGGTCGGTCGTGATCCGATCCGTTTGGTCCGACAATTTGGAGTCTGAATTCGAATTAATCAGATCCATAATTGACGGCTTTCCGATCATTTCCATGGACACCGAGTTCCCCGGTATTGTTGTCAGACCGATTTCCCCCGGGGGCGGCGGCGGAGGCCAATACGCACGGCCCGGCGACGCGAGGGCGCATTACGTCAGCCTCAAAGCGAACGTCGATTTACTCAAGCTGATCCAAATCGGCCTTACTTTTTCGGACGGCAACGGAAATTTACCAGATCTTGGTACAAAAAACCAGTACATTTGggaattcaatttcaaagacTTCAATGTTGCGAATGATGCCCACGCACACGATTCCGTCGAGCTTCTTCGTCGTCAAGGCATAGATTTCGAAAAGAACCGAGAATTAGGGATCGACTCGGTCCGTTTCGCGGAACTCATGATGTCATCGGGACTCGTCTTAAACGACGCTGTTACGTGGGTGACTTTCCACTGCGCGTACGATTTCGGATACCTTGTGA from Theobroma cacao cultivar B97-61/B2 chromosome 5, Criollo_cocoa_genome_V2, whole genome shotgun sequence carries:
- the LOC18598359 gene encoding ubiquitin-conjugating enzyme E2 variant 1D, which codes for MTLGSGGSSVVVPRNFRLLEELERGEKGIGDGTVSYGMDDGDDIYMRSWTGTIIGPHNTVHEGRIYQLKLFCDKDYPEKPPSVRFHSRINMTCVNHETGVVEPKKFGLLANWQREYTMEDILTQLKKEMAAPHNRKLVQPPEGTYF
- the LOC18598360 gene encoding probable CCR4-associated factor 1 homolog 11 encodes the protein MSDTLPPPRGSVVIRSVWSDNLESEFELIRSIIDGFPIISMDTEFPGIVVRPISPGGGGGGQYARPGDARAHYVSLKANVDLLKLIQIGLTFSDGNGNLPDLGTKNQYIWEFNFKDFNVANDAHAHDSVELLRRQGIDFEKNRELGIDSVRFAELMMSSGLVLNDAVTWVTFHCAYDFGYLVKCLTGELLPDQLTDFLNVVRMFFGDRVYDVKHLMRFCAGLYGGLDRASKALGVERVIGKSHQAGSDSLLTLDAWLEVKKRYFGKEDSVEKYANVLYGLEVDSL